A stretch of Homo sapiens chromosome 12, GRCh38.p14 Primary Assembly DNA encodes these proteins:
- the UBE2N gene encoding ubiquitin-conjugating enzyme E2 N: protein MAGLPRRIIKETQRLLAEPVPGIKAEPDESNARYFHVVIAGPQDSPFEGGTFKLELFLPEEYPMAAPKVRFMTKIYHPNVDKLGRICLDILKDKWSPALQIRTVLLSIQALLSAPNPDDPLANDVAEQWKTNEAQAIETARAWTRLYAMNNI, encoded by the exons GAAACCCAGCGTTTGCTGGCAGAACCAGTTCCTGGCATCAAAGCCGAACCAGATGAGAGCAACGCCCGTTATTTTCATGTGGTCATTGCTGGCCCTCAGGATTCCCCCTTTGAGGGAGGGACTTTTAAACTTGAACTATTCCTTCCAGAAGAATACCCAATGGCAGCCCCTAAAGTACGTTTCATGACCAAAATTTATCATCCTAATGTAGACAAGTTGGGAAGAATATGTTTAGATATTTTGAAAG ATAAGTGGTCCCCAGCACTGCAGATCCGCACAGTTCTGCTATCGATCCAGGCCTTGTTAAGTGCTCCCAATCCAGATGATCCATTAGCAAATGATGTAGCGGAGCAGTGGAAGACCAACGAAGCCCAAGCCATAGAAACAG CTAGAGCATGGACTAGGCTATATGCcatgaataatatttaa